One genomic window of Sphingobacterium oryzagri includes the following:
- a CDS encoding fructose-6-phosphate aldolase, whose product MYVIKVKGVAKIPDYVQLRDEAFTLLAYFRVDRPDKSLEKIGLADKAAYIMQVVQDMPFGQIKKIDV is encoded by the coding sequence ATGTATGTTATTAAAGTAAAGGGTGTGGCAAAAATCCCCGACTATGTGCAATTGCGGGATGAAGCATTTACCTTGCTGGCATATTTTAGGGTTGACCGACCGGATAAGTCGTTGGAAAAAATAGGTTTAGCCGACAAAGCGGCTTACATCATGCAGGTAGTTCAAGACATGCCGTTCGGGCAAATTAAGAAAATCGATGTTTAA
- a CDS encoding cell division ATP-binding protein FtsE, which produces MIENTVIKLKNVDIYQQKHLVLSHVNLNINQGEFIYLIGQSGTGKSSLLKIIYGDLYIGNGEGMVAGFDLRKLHENDVPFLRRKLGIVFQDFHLLNDRTVEKNLEFALRATGWTERGLIENRMLDVLEKVGLRSKLRKMPHELSGGEQQRVVIARALLNNPEIILADEPTGNLDPATSEEIVLLLRDIAASGTAVLMATHDYQIIKNMPARIIKTADTALYDQVEI; this is translated from the coding sequence ATGATAGAGAATACAGTTATAAAATTAAAAAACGTAGATATTTATCAACAAAAGCATTTGGTGCTTTCTCACGTAAACCTCAATATCAATCAAGGTGAATTCATCTATTTAATCGGTCAGTCAGGTACGGGTAAAAGTAGTTTGCTTAAAATTATCTATGGCGACCTTTATATCGGTAATGGTGAAGGTATGGTGGCGGGCTTTGATTTACGCAAGTTACACGAGAATGATGTGCCATTTTTGCGTCGCAAGCTGGGTATCGTTTTCCAGGATTTCCACCTGTTAAATGACCGTACGGTAGAGAAAAATTTGGAATTTGCGCTGCGTGCTACCGGTTGGACCGAACGTGGACTCATTGAAAACCGCATGCTTGATGTGCTGGAAAAAGTGGGATTACGGTCTAAATTGCGGAAGATGCCACACGAACTTTCGGGTGGTGAGCAGCAACGTGTCGTTATCGCTCGTGCGTTGCTCAATAACCCCGAAATCATTTTGGCCGATGAGCCGACGGGTAACCTCGACCCGGCCACGTCAGAAGAAATCGTGTTATTGCTGCGCGATATTGCGGCATCTGGAACGGCTGTTTTGATGGCCACGCACGATTATCAAATTATAAAAAATATGCCTGCACGTATTATCAAAACCGCTGATACGGCTTTGTATGACCAAGTAGAGATTTAA
- a CDS encoding nucleotide exchange factor GrpE, whose protein sequence is MMNEQENNIQDENVENFDQSTTDESTENAAPLSEEDKLRHDLATANDKYARLFAEFDNYKKRTSKERVELIQSASKDVLNKLLPVLDDFDRALTAMQTAQEVESVKQGIDLVNQKFRKTLTQEGLKEMEDIIGKPFDPEFQEAITAIPSPSADWKNKVIDVVEKGYFLNDKVVRFAKVVIGQ, encoded by the coding sequence ATGATGAACGAACAGGAAAACAATATTCAGGACGAAAACGTAGAGAATTTTGATCAATCAACAACGGATGAATCGACAGAAAATGCAGCGCCGTTGAGTGAGGAAGATAAATTAAGACATGATTTAGCGACGGCGAATGACAAATATGCACGCTTGTTTGCTGAATTTGATAACTATAAAAAAAGAACATCGAAAGAGCGCGTTGAACTTATTCAATCGGCTAGCAAAGATGTTTTAAACAAATTATTACCTGTTTTGGACGATTTCGATCGTGCCTTGACAGCGATGCAAACGGCACAGGAAGTAGAGTCCGTAAAACAAGGTATCGACCTGGTTAACCAAAAATTCCGCAAGACCTTAACGCAAGAAGGTTTAAAAGAAATGGAAGATATCATCGGCAAACCTTTTGATCCGGAATTTCAAGAAGCCATCACGGCTATCCCATCGCCTTCGGCAGATTGGAAGAATAAGGTGATTGACGTCGTAGAAAAAGGATACTTCTTAAATGATAAGGTGGTTCGTTTTGCAAAAGTGGTAATAGGGCAATAA
- a CDS encoding glycoside hydrolase family 2 protein, with the protein MNTMNLTFFIPLVVSGLLSTARMSFAQSRTDQSFNEGWQYFKANNSTFFTQFENGEKFRLSQGQWTSPEIWEAVTLPHTYNRDDMQLDRNFFEGKAIYRKTFAVEADQQKRRTFLKFEGVGAVAQLYINDNYIGEHKGGYSMFVFEISNSLNYASENTVTVITDNTARKDIIPTNQFLFPVYGGIYRPVHLITTNKTGFVVADQAAPGIFIRQKEVSATSARISIDAKLETTEKTVQRAVLQLELRDYENKLVTTQRRPIDISPQGVTYVTEEIHVENPHLWDGVRDPYLYAVSAKVIVDGKEMDVVTQPLGIRSIKVVGGDAVYLNGKKYPMYGVCRHQDRWGFGSALSFAQHKEDFALMKEMGVTTIRLAHYQQSPEVYALADTLGFLTWAEVPFVNRVSYYEQDNARQQMTELVKQNFNHPSIYIWGVHNEVYAKTADEQVPVLSRQLNDIAKTLDPDRYTVSVTGYNVVDRQENLNTDVQGINHYFGWYGGAIGDLEPWAKKVQQEFPGYKIILSEYGADGNIDIGQEELSKPRDVVSGKSFPENYQTETHIQQWAAIERNPIIVASYVWNMFEFAVPAWNRGGVNARNLKGLVTFDRQRKKDSFYWYKANWNPEPMLYLANRRDNVRSKQTTKVQLFSNLSDITVTVNGKKYKAKQGVNDKHWVVNDVALNPGENQIIASGRKGDQELRDEMQWTLN; encoded by the coding sequence ATGAACACGATGAATCTGACGTTTTTTATCCCGCTGGTGGTGAGCGGACTCTTGTCGACCGCGCGTATGAGCTTTGCTCAGTCGCGAACCGACCAATCGTTTAACGAAGGCTGGCAATATTTTAAGGCTAATAACAGTACATTTTTCACGCAATTTGAAAACGGTGAAAAATTTCGGTTGTCGCAAGGTCAATGGACGAGCCCCGAGATTTGGGAAGCGGTGACGTTGCCGCATACCTACAATCGCGATGATATGCAGTTGGATCGTAATTTTTTTGAAGGAAAAGCCATTTACCGCAAAACATTTGCGGTAGAAGCCGATCAACAAAAGCGACGTACATTTTTAAAGTTTGAAGGTGTAGGCGCGGTGGCCCAACTATACATCAACGACAACTACATTGGCGAGCACAAGGGTGGTTACTCCATGTTTGTGTTTGAGATATCCAATTCGTTAAATTATGCTTCGGAGAATACGGTAACTGTGATCACCGATAATACGGCTAGAAAGGATATTATTCCCACTAACCAATTCTTGTTTCCCGTTTATGGTGGCATCTATCGGCCGGTGCATCTTATCACGACGAACAAAACCGGCTTTGTAGTCGCAGACCAGGCTGCGCCAGGCATTTTTATTCGGCAAAAAGAGGTATCTGCCACAAGCGCCCGGATCTCAATCGATGCCAAGCTGGAAACAACCGAAAAAACAGTGCAGCGCGCCGTTTTGCAACTTGAGTTGCGCGATTATGAAAACAAGCTGGTGACCACACAACGACGACCGATCGATATCTCGCCCCAAGGTGTGACTTATGTGACGGAAGAGATTCACGTCGAAAATCCGCATTTGTGGGACGGCGTGCGCGATCCTTATCTCTATGCGGTAAGCGCCAAAGTGATCGTAGACGGTAAAGAAATGGACGTTGTAACGCAGCCCCTGGGCATACGCAGCATCAAAGTCGTCGGCGGTGACGCCGTTTACCTCAACGGAAAGAAATACCCGATGTATGGCGTTTGTCGACATCAAGATCGCTGGGGTTTCGGTTCGGCGTTAAGCTTTGCGCAACATAAAGAAGATTTCGCGTTGATGAAAGAGATGGGCGTGACCACCATCCGGCTTGCACATTATCAACAATCGCCAGAAGTGTATGCGCTGGCTGATACATTAGGTTTTCTGACTTGGGCGGAAGTGCCCTTTGTAAATCGGGTATCGTATTACGAGCAAGACAACGCTCGGCAACAAATGACCGAACTCGTAAAACAAAATTTCAATCATCCGTCGATCTATATTTGGGGGGTACACAATGAGGTATATGCCAAGACGGCAGACGAACAGGTGCCGGTGCTATCGCGCCAACTGAATGATATTGCAAAAACACTTGATCCAGATCGCTATACCGTATCGGTAACGGGCTATAACGTGGTCGACCGACAGGAAAATTTAAATACGGACGTGCAGGGAATTAACCATTATTTTGGCTGGTATGGCGGTGCGATCGGCGATTTGGAACCTTGGGCAAAGAAAGTACAACAAGAATTTCCAGGTTACAAGATCATCCTTTCCGAATATGGCGCTGATGGCAATATTGACATTGGTCAAGAAGAGCTGAGCAAACCGCGCGATGTGGTCAGCGGAAAGTCCTTTCCAGAAAATTATCAAACAGAAACGCATATCCAACAATGGGCCGCCATAGAACGTAACCCGATTATTGTGGCTTCTTATGTTTGGAATATGTTTGAATTTGCCGTTCCGGCATGGAATCGCGGCGGCGTTAATGCGCGAAACTTAAAAGGATTGGTCACTTTTGATCGTCAGCGAAAGAAAGATTCGTTCTATTGGTACAAAGCCAATTGGAATCCTGAACCAATGCTGTATCTGGCCAATCGACGCGATAACGTTCGGAGTAAGCAGACGACTAAAGTCCAACTCTTCTCTAATTTATCCGACATCACCGTCACCGTTAATGGAAAAAAATACAAAGCCAAGCAGGGTGTCAACGACAAACATTGGGTGGTAAATGATGTAGCGCTAAATCCTGGTGAAAACCAAATTATCGCCTCAGGAAGAAAAGGTGATCAAGAACTGCGTGATGAAATGCAATGGACATTAAACTAA
- the dnaJ gene encoding molecular chaperone DnaJ codes for MAKRDYYDVLGVAKSADASEIKSAYRKLAIKFHPDKNPDDKEAEEKFKEAAEAYEILSNPEKRQRYDQFGHSGNSASGFGGGGMNMDDIFSQFGDIFGGGSPFESFFGGGARSGGGRRVQRGSNLRIKVKLTLEEIAKGVEKKVKVNKQVHCHTCGGTGAKDKSAYHTCKTCGGAGSVRRVTNTILGQMQTTSTCPTCNGEGVEITSKCTTCKGEGLERGEETIAINIPAGVSEGMQLSMSGKGNAAPRGGVPGDLIILIEEIQHETLKRDGINIIYDLYINFADAALGTSVEIPTIDGKAKIKIDPGTQGGKILRLKGKGVPEVNSYHKGDQLVYVNVWTPKAVSPEERSLLEKLKDSANFKPQPGKSEKSFFERIKEYFE; via the coding sequence ATGGCGAAGAGAGATTATTATGATGTATTGGGCGTTGCAAAATCTGCAGACGCTTCTGAAATTAAATCGGCATACCGCAAGTTAGCCATCAAATTTCACCCGGATAAAAATCCGGATGATAAAGAGGCGGAAGAAAAATTTAAGGAAGCCGCAGAAGCTTACGAAATATTGAGCAATCCTGAAAAACGTCAGCGTTACGACCAGTTTGGTCATTCCGGCAACTCCGCTTCTGGATTTGGCGGCGGTGGCATGAACATGGATGACATCTTTAGTCAATTTGGAGATATATTTGGCGGAGGAAGTCCATTCGAGAGTTTCTTCGGCGGTGGCGCGCGCAGCGGCGGCGGCAGACGTGTGCAGCGCGGTTCTAACCTGCGTATCAAAGTTAAATTGACCTTAGAAGAAATTGCTAAAGGCGTTGAGAAAAAGGTAAAAGTAAATAAACAAGTACATTGTCATACGTGCGGCGGCACAGGAGCAAAAGATAAATCGGCTTATCATACGTGTAAAACTTGTGGTGGCGCGGGTTCTGTACGTCGTGTAACCAATACGATCCTCGGTCAGATGCAAACTACCAGTACCTGTCCTACTTGTAACGGTGAAGGTGTTGAAATTACATCAAAATGTACTACCTGTAAAGGCGAAGGATTGGAACGCGGCGAAGAAACGATCGCGATTAATATTCCGGCAGGTGTTAGCGAAGGAATGCAACTATCTATGAGCGGCAAAGGTAATGCGGCTCCACGCGGCGGCGTTCCCGGCGATTTGATTATTCTGATCGAAGAAATACAACACGAGACATTGAAACGTGATGGCATCAATATCATCTATGATTTATACATCAACTTTGCAGATGCAGCGCTAGGAACGAGTGTAGAGATTCCGACGATCGATGGAAAAGCGAAAATTAAGATCGATCCAGGCACGCAAGGAGGAAAAATCCTTCGTTTGAAAGGAAAAGGTGTGCCTGAAGTTAATTCTTACCACAAAGGCGACCAATTGGTGTACGTCAATGTCTGGACACCAAAAGCCGTATCACCAGAGGAGCGTTCATTGTTGGAGAAACTCAAGGACTCGGCCAACTTTAAGCCGCAACCTGGTAAAAGTGAAAAGTCGTTCTTTGAACGCATCAAAGAATATTTCGAATAA
- a CDS encoding alpha-L-fucosidase, producing the protein MNKYILCAVLIGLYTAQLPVAGQWTGKKEKPTETKELQYGPITPAHRTDDAMERFRRYGLGQFIHWGLYAIPGNEWEGVSARGGAAASEWIRAWRGPTAPKDWIKTYDNLYKQFNPKDFDAKRWAKQAKAMGAKYVIFTTKHHDGFAMWPSKFTEYNISHTPYKKDIVKEVVDAYEAEGIDVFLYFSVLEWNNPNYMSGEPKTAEEKKRFAKFLAYTRNQLLELLENYPTIKGFWFDGTWDRSWIQAAEFTYNLEKELRSKHPGLIIGSRFRNDEYGKRHFDSNGQLLGDYEQGWERKLPAEYSWLDGNDWDAVMTIPPNGWGYMKDWSGLYTKDSYDLLDMLLHCVSMNGNFVLNFGPDAAGNMHPQEDKIAAEIGDWLTVNQEAVYDATHIDLPVSQYGYYTAKEEFLYLTVFNKPVNNRIRIAIQKNASAVPVSAALLIANTALPLTHSDIGLDRDKNTYYDIQLPATFSTDKPFVIKMKMGAPKAKADKLMDAKM; encoded by the coding sequence ATGAATAAATATATCCTGTGTGCGGTTCTTATTGGGCTTTACACCGCGCAACTTCCTGTAGCTGGCCAGTGGACTGGTAAGAAAGAGAAGCCTACTGAAACGAAAGAATTGCAGTACGGACCGATAACACCAGCGCATCGCACGGATGATGCGATGGAACGTTTTCGCCGTTATGGATTAGGCCAGTTTATTCATTGGGGCTTGTACGCTATCCCCGGCAACGAATGGGAAGGCGTTAGTGCGCGCGGCGGCGCAGCGGCTTCGGAATGGATACGCGCCTGGCGCGGTCCAACGGCACCAAAAGACTGGATAAAAACATACGATAATCTCTACAAACAGTTCAATCCTAAGGATTTTGACGCCAAGCGTTGGGCAAAACAAGCGAAAGCAATGGGTGCCAAATATGTTATTTTCACGACAAAACATCATGACGGCTTCGCTATGTGGCCGTCGAAATTCACCGAATACAATATTAGCCACACACCATATAAGAAAGATATTGTTAAAGAAGTCGTTGATGCTTATGAGGCTGAAGGTATTGATGTGTTCCTGTATTTTTCGGTCTTAGAATGGAATAACCCCAATTATATGAGTGGCGAACCTAAAACTGCAGAGGAAAAAAAGCGTTTCGCTAAATTTTTAGCATATACACGCAATCAGCTACTGGAACTGTTGGAAAATTACCCGACGATCAAAGGTTTTTGGTTTGACGGCACCTGGGATCGCTCATGGATCCAAGCGGCCGAATTCACCTACAACCTCGAAAAGGAGTTGCGTAGCAAACATCCCGGACTGATTATCGGTTCGCGTTTTCGGAACGATGAATATGGCAAACGACATTTTGATAGCAATGGACAGCTGCTTGGCGACTACGAGCAGGGCTGGGAACGAAAGTTGCCAGCAGAATACAGTTGGTTGGATGGAAATGATTGGGATGCTGTGATGACGATTCCACCAAATGGTTGGGGCTATATGAAAGACTGGTCAGGACTTTATACCAAAGACAGTTATGATCTTTTGGATATGCTCCTGCATTGCGTTTCAATGAACGGCAATTTTGTCTTAAATTTTGGTCCTGATGCTGCGGGAAACATGCATCCGCAAGAAGATAAGATAGCCGCCGAGATCGGCGACTGGTTAACTGTAAATCAAGAAGCGGTTTACGATGCTACACACATTGATCTGCCGGTAAGCCAATATGGCTATTACACAGCGAAGGAAGAGTTTCTTTATCTCACGGTGTTTAACAAGCCTGTAAACAACAGGATACGTATTGCTATACAAAAGAATGCTTCAGCGGTTCCGGTATCCGCAGCACTGTTAATCGCAAATACAGCATTGCCACTCACTCATTCAGATATTGGCTTGGATCGCGATAAGAACACCTATTATGACATCCAGCTTCCGGCCACATTTTCAACGGATAAACCTTTTGTTATCAAAATGAAGATGGGGGCGCCAAAAGCAAAAGCGGACAAATTGATGGATGCAAAAATGTAA
- a CDS encoding 4Fe-4S dicluster domain-containing protein, which translates to MAIKITDECINCGACEPECPNNAIYDAGVSWKFSEGTALDGVIDFGDGVTLDASAPQDAISDEVYYIVSDKCTECVGFHDEPQCAAVCPVDCCVDDEEVVESEEELLAKKAWLHAE; encoded by the coding sequence ATGGCAATTAAAATTACAGACGAATGTATAAATTGTGGGGCATGCGAACCAGAATGCCCGAACAACGCAATATATGATGCTGGTGTGAGCTGGAAGTTTTCTGAAGGAACGGCTTTAGACGGAGTGATCGACTTTGGTGACGGGGTAACGTTAGACGCGAGTGCGCCACAAGATGCTATATCTGATGAAGTATACTATATTGTGTCAGATAAATGCACCGAGTGTGTGGGCTTTCATGACGAGCCACAATGTGCTGCCGTTTGTCCGGTTGATTGTTGTGTGGACGATGAAGAGGTCGTTGAGTCTGAAGAAGAACTATTGGCGAAAAAGGCTTGGTTACACGCCGAGTAA
- a CDS encoding dicarboxylate/amino acid:cation symporter, with the protein MLKKQVGLITIFTVSIAIILTLIYEFNWFAINPNFMMGVRWVVAAVLTLNALFRKNLTTWILTCLVLGVFLGLDFPDLARSMQPLSQGFIKLVKTIVGPILFATLVFGIAGHSDLKSVGRMAWKSMLYFVSATTCAIFIGLIVINLTKAGVGVDVSNMPHESLPTTSTVADADQNALKHIAPEVHGVYKFNTFIRDMFPENIVKAVYENKVLQIVIFGVIFGIALALVEEKKRKPLVDFTESLSEAMFKFTNIVMLFAPIGVGAAMAYTVGHLGIDILKNLFMLLASLYIALILFLSCVLFPVALFLKIPVKRFISAIKEPVSIAFATTSSDAALPKAMSAMEKFGVPRKIVSFVIPTGYSFNLDGTSLYLSLASIFVAQAAGIPLTIGQQLLIAFTLMVTSKGVAAVPRASLIVLIATADQFGLPTFVIAAILGIDELMDMARTSVNVIGNCLATVVVAKWEGEFDEEAPFREDVPEA; encoded by the coding sequence ATGCTAAAAAAACAAGTTGGTTTAATAACCATTTTTACTGTTTCGATCGCCATTATCTTAACCTTAATTTACGAATTCAATTGGTTTGCTATAAATCCAAACTTTATGATGGGCGTTCGCTGGGTTGTTGCCGCAGTTTTAACCTTAAATGCCCTTTTTAGAAAAAATTTAACCACGTGGATCTTAACTTGCCTGGTTTTAGGCGTGTTTCTCGGACTGGATTTCCCTGATTTGGCACGCTCCATGCAGCCACTGTCGCAAGGCTTTATCAAGTTGGTGAAAACCATTGTCGGCCCAATTTTATTCGCCACATTGGTGTTTGGAATCGCCGGACATTCAGATCTGAAATCTGTAGGCCGGATGGCCTGGAAATCCATGCTTTATTTCGTATCTGCGACCACCTGTGCGATATTCATTGGTTTGATTGTTATCAACCTGACCAAAGCAGGCGTGGGCGTTGATGTGTCTAATATGCCGCACGAATCGTTGCCCACAACAAGTACCGTGGCCGATGCTGATCAAAATGCGCTTAAACACATTGCGCCAGAAGTGCATGGCGTTTATAAATTTAATACGTTTATTCGTGACATGTTTCCCGAAAATATCGTGAAGGCTGTGTACGAAAACAAGGTGTTGCAGATTGTGATCTTTGGTGTCATATTTGGTATAGCCCTTGCGCTTGTCGAAGAAAAAAAGCGGAAACCCTTGGTCGATTTTACGGAAAGTTTATCCGAAGCGATGTTTAAGTTTACCAATATCGTTATGCTGTTTGCACCGATTGGCGTGGGAGCCGCTATGGCTTATACGGTCGGTCATCTAGGCATCGATATTCTGAAAAATCTCTTCATGCTGCTAGCAAGCTTGTATATTGCCTTGATTTTGTTTTTATCATGTGTCCTGTTTCCAGTCGCGCTGTTTCTGAAAATACCGGTCAAACGGTTTATCAGCGCGATTAAAGAGCCGGTATCCATTGCTTTCGCGACGACTAGCTCGGACGCAGCCTTGCCAAAAGCGATGAGCGCGATGGAGAAATTTGGCGTGCCGCGTAAGATCGTTTCTTTTGTGATACCGACAGGCTATAGCTTTAACTTGGATGGAACCTCGTTATATCTGTCGTTGGCCTCTATTTTCGTGGCCCAGGCGGCAGGCATTCCGCTAACCATCGGTCAGCAATTGCTGATTGCTTTTACATTGATGGTCACCTCTAAAGGTGTGGCGGCCGTTCCGCGCGCATCGCTGATCGTTTTGATCGCTACGGCCGACCAATTTGGCTTGCCGACTTTTGTAATTGCCGCGATTTTAGGTATCGATGAGTTAATGGATATGGCACGTACATCGGTCAATGTGATCGGAAATTGTTTGGCGACTGTTGTCGTAGCAAAATGGGAAGGTGAGTTTGATGAAGAAGCTCCTTTTCGAGAGGATGTTCCCGAAGCCTAA
- a CDS encoding GIY-YIG nuclease family protein has translation MFMSFDGTVYITTNFNNTTLYTGVTSDLQIRMYEHVHHKYLTSFSKRYN, from the coding sequence ATGTTTATGTCATTTGATGGAACTGTCTATATCACTACAAATTTCAACAACACAACTTTGTATACCGGCGTCACATCCGATTTGCAAATACGGATGTATGAACATGTTCACCATAAATACCTGACATCTTTTTCCAAAAGATACAACTAG
- a CDS encoding outer membrane beta-barrel protein: MTNSQIFKTNLISSIMKKLFLTLTAVTALTLASQAQTEKGKFILGGQVGFETSKEKDTDVKNNAFSINPTVGYFVSDNWAVGTGIGYNWGKAENGSSTVETSAFQVSPFVRNYIGEGQFKFFSQLSVPMQWGNRTNEAAGIETERKFQRYGVELAPGFAFFPTSKVGIELKVRGLYFDSYKDKATDLTTNSFGLDANSLAPSLGVQFYF; the protein is encoded by the coding sequence ATGACGAATAGTCAAATATTTAAAACAAATTTAATTTCAAGTATCATGAAAAAATTATTCTTAACATTAACCGCAGTTACCGCATTAACATTAGCTTCACAAGCGCAAACAGAAAAAGGTAAATTTATTTTGGGAGGTCAAGTAGGTTTTGAAACTTCGAAAGAAAAAGATACGGATGTAAAAAATAACGCATTCTCTATCAATCCTACTGTTGGTTACTTTGTAAGCGATAACTGGGCTGTGGGTACAGGTATCGGCTATAATTGGGGAAAAGCTGAAAATGGTTCATCAACAGTCGAAACAAGTGCTTTCCAGGTGTCGCCTTTCGTTAGAAACTATATCGGTGAAGGTCAATTTAAATTCTTTTCTCAATTATCTGTTCCTATGCAATGGGGTAACAGAACAAACGAAGCTGCTGGCATTGAAACAGAGCGTAAATTCCAACGATATGGTGTGGAATTAGCACCCGGTTTTGCGTTTTTCCCGACAAGCAAAGTGGGTATCGAATTGAAAGTTCGTGGTTTGTATTTTGACTCTTACAAAGATAAAGCAACCGACCTTACAACAAATTCATTCGGTTTAGACGCAAACTCGTTAGCGCCTAGTTTAGGCGTACAGTTTTACTTTTAA
- a CDS encoding acyl-CoA reductase: MTKKQRIEAFVALGQYLRANDEQLAAAIAYAAVKNRWFTEANTRKQIEAIATNLTLPKLESWLAPYPDIDDEQIVGLILAGNIPLVGFHDILSVLLAGYRATIKVSSDDAGLTKFVVDALVALAPAFADRVTIVDRLTNYDMIIATGSDNSSRYFEHYFGQKPHIIRKNRNSVAVLHGGESAEELHALGYDIFDYFGLGCRSVSKLYIPEDFEIARFFEAIEPFQVVRDHFKYGNNYDYNKSIYLINGEKHLDNGFLLLKEDDRLASPLAVVFYETYTDKKALASELAAQAEKIQCIVSSDTIATGIPTFPLGGSQCPALSDYADGVNVLDFLFSQSAG, from the coding sequence TTGACAAAGAAACAACGAATTGAAGCCTTTGTTGCACTTGGACAGTACCTGCGCGCTAACGACGAGCAGTTGGCTGCAGCGATTGCTTATGCCGCTGTTAAAAACCGGTGGTTTACCGAAGCCAATACGCGGAAGCAGATCGAAGCCATTGCGACAAACTTGACATTGCCCAAACTGGAATCCTGGCTGGCGCCATACCCCGATATTGATGACGAGCAGATAGTTGGGTTGATCTTAGCGGGCAACATTCCGTTGGTTGGCTTTCACGATATCTTGTCGGTGCTGCTTGCCGGCTATCGGGCAACGATAAAAGTATCATCGGATGATGCGGGATTGACCAAGTTTGTGGTCGATGCGCTTGTTGCGCTAGCACCTGCGTTTGCCGATCGCGTGACGATTGTCGATCGTTTGACCAATTATGATATGATTATCGCGACAGGAAGCGACAACAGTTCGCGTTACTTCGAGCATTATTTCGGCCAAAAGCCGCATATCATCCGAAAAAATAGAAATTCTGTCGCCGTTTTACATGGCGGAGAGTCTGCTGAAGAGCTCCATGCGCTCGGCTATGACATTTTTGATTACTTTGGGTTAGGCTGCCGCTCGGTTTCGAAGCTTTATATACCCGAAGATTTTGAAATAGCACGTTTTTTCGAAGCGATCGAACCGTTTCAGGTCGTGCGCGACCATTTTAAATACGGCAACAACTACGATTATAACAAGTCTATTTATCTTATTAATGGTGAAAAGCATCTGGACAACGGCTTTTTGCTTTTAAAAGAAGACGATCGCCTGGCTTCTCCCCTTGCTGTGGTTTTTTATGAAACGTATACGGATAAGAAGGCGCTCGCCAGCGAGCTTGCCGCACAGGCGGAAAAGATACAGTGTATTGTTTCTTCCGACACAATAGCGACAGGCATTCCGACGTTTCCTTTAGGTGGCAGCCAATGTCCCGCTTTAAGCGATTATGCGGATGGCGTAAACGTGTTAGACTTTCTGTTTAGCCAGTCTGCCGGGTAA